The Streptomyces sp. DG2A-72 genome includes a region encoding these proteins:
- a CDS encoding AfsR/SARP family transcriptional regulator has translation MKIQVLGPLSAEVNGGSIVPTAGKPRQILSLLALYPGRVMPVPMLMEEIWGTEPPQSALTTLQTYILQLRRRLGTAMGPDAPGTAKEVLATRHGGYLLQIPAESVDVHEYERMVTEGRSAFETGDDATSAARFRQALELWRGPALVDVRVGPILGIEVMRLEESRLGTVERRIDADLRLGRHAELIAELAELTARYPQHEGLHSQAMVAMYRSGRQASALAVYRQLRNRLIDELGVEPSPQVQRLHQAMLAVDPQLDVVAGVRRSSTFDLYAA, from the coding sequence GTGAAGATTCAGGTTCTGGGTCCGTTGAGTGCCGAGGTCAATGGGGGATCGATTGTCCCGACGGCCGGTAAGCCGCGGCAGATTCTTTCCCTGCTGGCCCTCTACCCGGGACGGGTGATGCCCGTTCCCATGCTCATGGAGGAAATCTGGGGAACCGAGCCGCCGCAGAGCGCGCTCACCACGCTGCAGACCTACATCCTCCAACTGCGCCGGCGCCTGGGCACCGCGATGGGGCCCGACGCCCCCGGCACGGCCAAGGAAGTGCTGGCCACCCGCCACGGCGGCTATCTGCTGCAGATACCGGCCGAGAGCGTCGACGTGCACGAGTACGAACGCATGGTCACCGAAGGCAGGTCGGCTTTCGAGACCGGGGACGACGCGACCTCGGCCGCCCGTTTCCGGCAGGCGCTGGAGCTGTGGCGCGGCCCCGCGCTGGTCGACGTACGGGTCGGACCGATCCTCGGGATCGAGGTCATGCGCCTGGAGGAGAGCCGGCTCGGCACCGTCGAGCGGCGGATCGACGCCGATCTGCGGCTCGGCCGGCACGCCGAACTCATCGCGGAACTCGCCGAGCTGACGGCGCGCTACCCGCAGCACGAAGGGCTGCACTCGCAGGCCATGGTGGCCATGTACCGGTCGGGGCGGCAGGCATCGGCCCTCGCCGTCTACCGGCAGCTGCGCAACCGGCTGATCGACGAACTGGGCGTCGAGCCCTCGCCGCAGGTGCAGCGGCTGCACCAGGCCATGCTGGCCGTCGACCCGCAACTGGACGTCGTCGCCGGAGTGCGGCGCAGCTCGACCTTCGATCTTTACGCCGCCTGA
- a CDS encoding AfsR/SARP family transcriptional regulator — protein sequence MDIKVLGALAVTENGVSITPTAPKPRQVLALLALHADRVVPVSALIEELWGLTPPRSARTTLQTYVLQLRELIAVALEQDGHGGADGPGAPRTAKDVLVTMPGGYLLASGGGPSDVRLFERLAGMGYRAMDAGDFPGAARQLREALTLWSGTAFADVQVGEQLETEIKRLEESRLCALDQRIEADLRLGRHRELLAELTVLVNRYRTHESLHGQFMLALYRSGRRGEALEAYQRLRATLVRDLGLEPSAGLQRLQRSVLTASPESTAAPHAAKERLVSTS from the coding sequence GTGGACATCAAGGTACTGGGCGCACTGGCCGTCACGGAGAACGGCGTCTCCATCACGCCGACGGCCCCCAAGCCGCGCCAGGTTCTGGCTCTGCTGGCACTGCACGCCGACCGGGTGGTGCCCGTCTCCGCCCTCATCGAGGAGCTGTGGGGCCTCACCCCGCCGCGCAGCGCCCGCACCACCCTGCAGACCTACGTCCTGCAGCTGCGGGAACTCATCGCCGTGGCCCTGGAGCAGGACGGCCACGGCGGTGCGGACGGACCCGGCGCACCGCGCACCGCCAAGGACGTGCTGGTGACGATGCCCGGCGGCTATCTGCTGGCCAGCGGCGGCGGACCCAGTGACGTCCGCCTGTTCGAGCGTCTTGCGGGCATGGGATACCGGGCCATGGACGCGGGTGACTTCCCCGGCGCCGCACGCCAGCTGCGCGAAGCGCTCACGCTGTGGTCCGGCACCGCCTTCGCGGACGTGCAGGTCGGGGAGCAGCTGGAGACGGAGATCAAGCGTCTTGAGGAGAGCCGGCTGTGCGCTCTTGACCAGCGTATCGAGGCCGATCTGCGGCTGGGACGCCACCGTGAACTGCTGGCCGAGCTGACGGTTTTGGTGAACCGTTACCGCACGCACGAGAGCCTGCACGGCCAGTTCATGCTCGCGCTGTACCGCTCGGGGCGGCGCGGAGAGGCCCTGGAGGCCTATCAGCGGCTGCGTGCCACGCTCGTACGCGACCTCGGTCTGGAGCCGTCCGCGGGGCTGCAGCGCCTGCAGCGGTCCGTCCTGACGGCCAGCCCCGAGTCCACGGCGGCACCTCACGCGGCCAAGGAGCGGCTCGTGTCGACGAGCTGA
- a CDS encoding ScbR family autoregulator-binding transcription factor — translation MVKQERAVRTRHALIQAAAAVFAEEGFVTASLSTISGRAGVSNGALHFHFASKNRLAEAVRAQAAEALGRITETARARHGDSLQTVVDATHELMDSLARDIVVRGGFELAGDAARRGGPSLRRQWQRWVEDSLRRAERSGALAQGVSAADGARVIVAATAGFEILGGEDVSWLSRRSVTRFWEVLLPLLAGRQNLDGLVCAGSNLLTAVPRRSSPRGPAPQICIPRGLFKTWASVASSPLPLEDPSRMPRERLEFHWRSSIRPARGTHDLDSERKRYRMRGLILTYRTCCF, via the coding sequence ATGGTCAAACAGGAGCGAGCGGTGCGCACCCGGCACGCGCTGATCCAGGCCGCGGCCGCGGTGTTCGCCGAGGAAGGCTTCGTCACCGCCTCGCTGAGCACCATCAGCGGCCGGGCCGGTGTCAGCAACGGTGCGCTGCACTTCCACTTCGCCAGCAAGAACAGGCTCGCCGAAGCGGTCCGGGCCCAGGCCGCCGAGGCCCTCGGGCGGATCACCGAGACGGCGCGGGCCCGCCACGGCGACTCCCTGCAGACGGTGGTGGACGCCACGCACGAGCTGATGGACAGCCTCGCCCGCGACATCGTGGTCCGCGGCGGCTTCGAACTCGCCGGCGACGCCGCGCGCCGGGGCGGGCCCTCCCTGCGCAGGCAGTGGCAGCGCTGGGTGGAGGACAGCCTGCGCCGGGCCGAGCGCAGCGGCGCCCTGGCCCAAGGGGTGTCCGCCGCGGACGGCGCCCGCGTCATCGTCGCCGCGACCGCGGGCTTCGAGATCCTCGGCGGCGAGGACGTCTCCTGGCTCTCCCGCCGCAGCGTCACCCGCTTCTGGGAGGTCCTGCTGCCGCTGCTCGCCGGCCGGCAGAACCTGGACGGGCTGGTGTGCGCGGGCTCGAACCTGCTGACCGCCGTCCCCCGCAGGAGCAGTCCGCGCGGGCCAGCCCCCCAAATTTGCATACCAAGAGGTCTGTTTAAGACCTGGGCCTCAGTTGCATCTTCCCCGCTACCCCTTGAGGATCCCTCAAGGATGCCCCGCGAACGCCTTGAGTTCCACTGGAGATCGAGCATCCGGCCTGCTCGGGGGACGCATGACCTCGACTCGGAGCGGAAGAGATACAGGATGCGCGGTTTGATATTGACATACCGCACGTGCTGTTTTTAG